AGGATTTTTTTCACCACCATCTGAAAAAATAATTACATTTTTATCTTTTGCATCTGTTTTTTCAAAAGAACTGTTAGCCAGTTTTAAAGCTTCTAAAAGTTCTGTTCCACCACCTGATATAAGTTTACTATCAATTGCGTCAATATAATTTATAGCCATAAAATAATCATCAGTTAAAGGCATTTGAACATATGCACTATCAGAAAACGGAATAATCCCTATTCTATCTCCTTTTAAATTATTTAAAATATCTTTAAGTTCTTTTTTGCTTATCTCTAATCTATTTGGATAAGTATCTTCGGCTAACATAGATTTAGATATATCCATAAGGATATATAAATCGCTTCCTTGAACCTCTATTTTCTCCTCTTCTTTTAATTTTTGAGGTGAAAGTAATGCTAAAAATACTAAAATTGCACCAATGGAAATAAAAAAAGTTTTAATAATCATTATTAAAGTATCTTTCTTCCACCCTATTTTTTTTAGTATTTTCTCTCTTTTTATTACTCCTAATATTAAAAATAAAATAGTTAAAATAGGGATAACTACAAATTTAATACTAGATATGTTTCCAAATTCCATAACTATCCCTCCTAAGGTATTCTTATATATTTAAAATATTCGAAAAATATACCTAATAATAATAAAGCTAAAGCAATTTTTAACAATTCTTCGAAATATTCTGTTATATCATAAATACTTCTGCTATCAATTTTACTTTTCTCCAAGTTATTAATTTCATTAAATATATTTTGAAACTCTTTAGAATCACTCGCTCTAAAATATTTTCCATTTGTTTTTTCTGCAATAGTATTTAACAAATTTTCATCAAGTTCTTTATTTTCAATATAAGATGTTCCAAAAAATCCAGCTACTGGAATCTCTCTTGCTCCTATTCCTATTGTATAAACTTTTATCCCAAGGTCTTTTGCAACTTCTGCAGCACCTATTGGGCTCATCTCTCCTGAATTATTTTCTCCATCTGTCATCAATATAACAACTTTAGATTTTGAATCAGAGTCTTTTAATCTATTTAAAGCTACTCCTAATCCCATACCTATGGCTGTTCTATTATTACTAGTTATATCATCTGTTGTTATATTAGAGATCATATTTTTCAATACGCTATGATCAAAAGTTAAAGGAACCTTAGTATACGCTTCTCCTCCAAATACAACTAAGGAAAGTCTATCATTAGGTCTTTTATCAATAAACTCCTTTAACAATTCTTTGGATTTTTCTAATCTATTGGGATTGAAATCTTTAGCTTCCATGGATTTAGAAAGATCTAAGGCTATTGCTATATCTATTCCATCTTTTTTTACAACTTTTCCCTCTGTTGTTAGCTGAGGTCTTGCTAGAGCTAAAATCATAAATATAGCTGAAAGATATATAAACATTCTTCCTAATAGATGTTTTTTACTTCCTTTTGAATATTTTTTTATAATTTGTATTCCTGGAACCTTGATAGCACCCTGAGATCTTTTTCTAAAAAAAAGATAGGTAACTATAGGAATCAGTATTAATATATATGGCATCTTAAAGTTATACACTGTTCTTTTTCTCCTTTCTTAATCTCTCTACTATTTCAAAGGCTCTTCTTTTATATTCTAAATAATCTCCACCTCTATTTGGAGAAAATTTTAAATAATCCATATCTTTAACAAACATTACATCTTCTTGTGTCAATGGTGAAATAACAGTGTATTCTCCACCTAAAAAATTAGTTCCATACATATTATCTATGTATTTTCTAAGTTCTAAACTAATTTTCTCTCTCCAATTATCATCATTAACTTTTGACATTCCTTTTTTAAATATTATATAAGGATTTTTAGATCTATCAACTAAATGCATAAAAAAAGCTGTTATAATTGCTATAGCACCAGCTATAGTCGCTAAAATTCCCATATGAGGATAATCCTTTTCAATATAGATATTATTTGGATTTGAAAGCGCTTCATATATCTCTTTTTCAGAGGGCTCTATCGTTGAAACTACATCGATTTTTAACTTTTTATTTCCAAGTTGAATCTCATTTTCTCCGACCTTATATGTTGTAAATGTTACAATATAATCTCCTTTTTTATCCTTAGATAATGAATCTATTTTATAATCTTCTAAAGATTTTTCAATATCATTTTTGCTAATATCTCCCTCTATTTTCAAAGTTATTTTATCACCTATATTATATGTTTTACTAAAAGCCAGGAGAGAAACTAAAAGAAAAATACTAAAAATTATTTTTTTCATCGCACTCTACCTCTATTAAAAAATTTTGATATCTCCTTTACGTAATCTTCTCCAACGTATAGATTTATCCCATTATAAATATTATTAATATTTATATCACTACTATTTTCTTTGTAGTTTTCAACCACTATCTGTTCTCCTGTCTCTGCATCTTCTAGAGTAAAAATAGCTCCTATTGGAAGAGACTCATATTTTTTATCTCCTATTCTAACTGGTATAATTTCATGCCTTTGAGAAAGTATTTTTAACTCTTTTTCATAATTTTCATCTAAAAAATCTGATATTAAAAATATAATAGATCGTCTTTTAAAAACTTTTCCAAAATATCTCAAAGCCATTGATATATCAGTTTTATCTCCTTTAGGATTAATTGTAAGAAGATTTTCAATTATAGAAAGGGTATGTTTCTTTCCTTTTTTTAAAGGTATCACTCTTTCTATTTCGTTTGAAAAAAATAAAGCACCTACTCTATCTCCATTTTTATTAGCACTAAATGCCAAACTTCCAACAAGTTCTGTTATAAGATCCAACTTCTCCTTAAATCTATTAGAAGCTGATATATCTACTAATAAGAAAACTGATAATTCTCTCTCCTCAACAAACTCTTTTACATATGCTTTTCTCTGCTTTGCTGTAACCTTCCAATCAATTTTTTTTACATCATCTCCTGGAGCATATCTTCTAATATCAGAGAACTCCATACCATTTCCTTTTAAACAAGATTGGTATTGTCCTGCAAAAATATTATCAGATAAAATAGTAGCTTTTATTTCGATATTCTTTATCTTTTTTAAAAGTTCTTTTTTACTCTCTAATTTATTATCCATAGTCTCTCCTTATGGTAAAATAACTGTTTTTAATATATCATCTATTATGTCTTCCACTTTTTTATCCTCAGCTTCAGCTTCATATGTTAAAATAAGTCTATGACGTAAAACATCATAAATAACTTTCTTTATATCTTGTGGCATTACAAAGTCCCTACCTTCCAAAAATGCCGCTGCTTTAGAAGCTATAACTAAACTTATACTTGCTCTAGGGGAAGCCCCACATGCTATATAATCAGAGTGCTCTCTAGTTTTAAAAACTATATCTAAGATATATTTTTTTAGTTTTGAATCTATGCTAACTTTTTTTATTGTTTCTTTTATCTCTTCTAAATCTTCTAAAGTAACTATTGTTTCAATAGATATATCTGAAAACTCTTTCTCACCCGTTAATAAATCTAAGATCTCCATCTCCTCTTCATAAGTTGGATATTCAATTTTTACTTTCATTAAAAATCTATCTTGTTGTGCTTCTGGTAGAGGATATGTACCATCTTGTTCAATAGGATTTTGTGTAGCAAGCACTATAAATGGTTTATCTAATTTAAATGTTTCATTCGCTATTGTAACTTGCTTTTCTTGCATTGCTTCTAAAAGTGCTGATTGAACCTTTGCAGGAGCTCTATTTATTTCATCTGCAAGAACAATATTGGCAAATATCGGACCTTTTTTTACACTAAATTCTCCTGTTTTTTCATTATACATCTCTGTACCTATAATGTCACTAGGTAGTAAATCTGGAGTGAACTGAATTCTTGAAAAACTTAGTCCTAGAGTTTCAGATATAGTGTTTACTGTTAATGACTTTGCCAATCCAGGAAGTCCTTCTAATAAAATATGATTTCCTGTTAAAATTCCAATTAGAATTTTCTCTACCATATCTTTCTGTCCAATTACCTTTTTAGAAATCTCATTTTTTAAAGTATTAATTCTTTCCATACTTTCCTCCTAATTTTTATTTAAATATATATTATTATACGACATCTTTTATAAAGTCTTTTATAAAATCCCTAAATTTTTTGACGAAAAAAAAAGAGCAAAAGTTTTAGACTATCACTCTGATTTTTATTTTTTTTATAATATTGTTTCTTCTATTACATGTCTAGGAAGTGGTTTTGAAAATAAATACCCTTGAATAAAATCAGCTTTCATATATTTTAATAAACCTAAATCCTCTTCTGTTTCAACACCCTCTGCAACTACTTTTAAATTTAAAGCATGAGCTGTATCTATACATAATTTAACTAATGTTCGATATTCTTCACTGTCTTTCATTCCCCAAATAAAACTCTTATCAATTTTAATATTTGATAAAGGGATCTTGACTAAATAACTAAAGGATGAGTACCCTGTTCCAAAGTCATCTAAAGATATTTTGATTCCAATATCTTTAAGTTCTTTTATTTTCAAGATATTCTCTCCCATATTTTGAAGCAATACAGTTTCTGTTATTTCAATTCCTACATTTTTAGGATCTACCCCTGTCTCTTCAATAACTTTTTTTACAGTTCTAACAAAACTATGCTTCATTATTTGAACTGCAGATATATTAACAGAAACAATAACTTTTCTCTGTCTATTTTGATTTATTTTTTTAGCAAATGAGAATGCACTTTTTATTATAAATTTTCCAATTTCATCAATTAAAGTTGATTTCTCCATAATATTTATAATGTCTACAATAGGTACTTTTCTATACTTATCATTGTTCCATCTAAGAAGAGCCTCTAATCCCACAAGTTCTTTATTGCATGTGTATTGCGGTTGATAATGAAGCTCTAATTCATCTTTATCAAGAGCGTTTCTCAGATCTTGTTCTATCTCTTCATTTAAACATCTTTTTTTATCTAAATCTCTATTATAAAATACATATTGATTTTTCCCTTGATCTTTAGCTTTATA
This genomic window from Cetobacterium sp. NK01 contains:
- a CDS encoding AAA family ATPase, which translates into the protein MERINTLKNEISKKVIGQKDMVEKILIGILTGNHILLEGLPGLAKSLTVNTISETLGLSFSRIQFTPDLLPSDIIGTEMYNEKTGEFSVKKGPIFANIVLADEINRAPAKVQSALLEAMQEKQVTIANETFKLDKPFIVLATQNPIEQDGTYPLPEAQQDRFLMKVKIEYPTYEEEMEILDLLTGEKEFSDISIETIVTLEDLEEIKETIKKVSIDSKLKKYILDIVFKTREHSDYIACGASPRASISLVIASKAAAFLEGRDFVMPQDIKKVIYDVLRHRLILTYEAEAEDKKVEDIIDDILKTVILP
- a CDS encoding vWA domain-containing protein → MEFGNISSIKFVVIPILTILFLILGVIKREKILKKIGWKKDTLIMIIKTFFISIGAILVFLALLSPQKLKEEEKIEVQGSDLYILMDISKSMLAEDTYPNRLEISKKELKDILNNLKGDRIGIIPFSDSAYVQMPLTDDYFMAINYIDAIDSKLISGGGTELLEALKLANSSFEKTDAKDKNVIIFSDGGEKNPEILKYVKENHIKTFIFGVGTDEGSVIPIDNGFIKDDKGNIVVSKLNDSFLKELAKESGGQYYSLNNLNTSNYKKLIEDIGKLDKTSQRDEKLNVYEHYYQYPLGVGLLLILIGYFLRKKEKEGEYV
- a CDS encoding vWA domain-containing protein; this encodes MYNFKMPYILILIPIVTYLFFRKRSQGAIKVPGIQIIKKYSKGSKKHLLGRMFIYLSAIFMILALARPQLTTEGKVVKKDGIDIAIALDLSKSMEAKDFNPNRLEKSKELLKEFIDKRPNDRLSLVVFGGEAYTKVPLTFDHSVLKNMISNITTDDITSNNRTAIGMGLGVALNRLKDSDSKSKVVILMTDGENNSGEMSPIGAAEVAKDLGIKVYTIGIGAREIPVAGFFGTSYIENKELDENLLNTIAEKTNGKYFRASDSKEFQNIFNEINNLEKSKIDSRSIYDITEYFEELLKIALALLLLGIFFEYFKYIRIP
- a CDS encoding DUF58 domain-containing protein, with amino-acid sequence MDNKLESKKELLKKIKNIEIKATILSDNIFAGQYQSCLKGNGMEFSDIRRYAPGDDVKKIDWKVTAKQRKAYVKEFVEERELSVFLLVDISASNRFKEKLDLITELVGSLAFSANKNGDRVGALFFSNEIERVIPLKKGKKHTLSIIENLLTINPKGDKTDISMALRYFGKVFKRRSIIFLISDFLDENYEKELKILSQRHEIIPVRIGDKKYESLPIGAIFTLEDAETGEQIVVENYKENSSDININNIYNGINLYVGEDYVKEISKFFNRGRVR